From Chryseobacterium sp. IHB B 17019, one genomic window encodes:
- a CDS encoding DUF1572 family protein has translation MKELFIKRFEYYKSLGDKSFEQLSDEQIFWQYNEESNSIAVIVKHIAGNMLSRWMNFLTEDGEKSWRNRDDEFVNTFKTKQEVLDYWEKGWKCLFEALHQINDENLYATIYIRGEAHSVIDAVFRQLAHYPYHIGQIVYIAKMMKNDDWKTLSIARNKSQEFNNDMKNQFSGNDSNSNSSPVCYQNSSEIRDEFKQ, from the coding sequence ATGAAAGAATTATTCATAAAACGCTTTGAATACTACAAATCACTTGGTGACAAATCATTCGAACAGCTTTCCGATGAACAGATTTTCTGGCAGTACAATGAAGAAAGTAATTCAATTGCAGTTATTGTAAAACACATTGCAGGAAATATGCTGTCAAGATGGATGAATTTTCTGACGGAAGACGGCGAAAAATCCTGGCGAAACCGTGACGACGAATTTGTCAATACTTTTAAAACCAAACAGGAAGTCCTGGATTATTGGGAAAAAGGCTGGAAATGTCTTTTTGAAGCATTACATCAAATCAATGATGAAAATTTGTACGCTACCATTTACATAAGAGGAGAAGCACATTCCGTTATTGATGCGGTTTTCCGTCAGTTAGCGCATTATCCTTACCATATCGGGCAAATTGTTTACATCGCAAAAATGATGAAAAACGATGATTGGAAAACACTATCCATTGCCAGAAACAAATCGCAGGAATTTAATAATGATATGAAAAATCAGTTTTCCGGAAATGATTCAAATTCAAATTCATCGCCCGTTTGTTATCAAAACAGCTCCGAAATCCGGGATGAATTTAAGCAATAG
- the panC gene encoding pantoate--beta-alanine ligase → MEVLKSKKVLQDFIERQKEMGKKIGFAPTMGALHNGHLSLYEKAREENDLVVSSIFVNPTQFNNPEDLEKYPRDINRDILILENSGLVDAVYIPEVMDIYPEKTESQHYDFDGLENEMEGKSRPGHFDGVGTVVEELFNQVKPDNAYFGEKDFQQLAIIKKMVDKKKLPVKIKGVAIYRAENGLALSSRNQRLQENRREASKIIYETLKKVNDWFRVVTIPEIKERVQDIFDNQQGMQLEYFLIADEDTLKETDFFYKDRNFRAFIVVVVDGVRLIDNMHLD, encoded by the coding sequence ATGGAAGTTCTAAAAAGTAAAAAAGTTCTTCAGGATTTCATTGAAAGACAGAAAGAAATGGGTAAAAAGATAGGTTTTGCACCTACCATGGGAGCCCTTCACAACGGTCATTTGTCACTGTATGAAAAGGCAAGGGAGGAGAATGATCTGGTCGTATCATCAATTTTTGTTAACCCTACCCAATTCAACAATCCGGAAGATCTTGAAAAATATCCGCGGGACATCAACAGAGATATTCTTATCCTTGAAAATTCAGGCTTGGTAGATGCTGTTTATATTCCTGAAGTGATGGATATTTATCCGGAAAAAACTGAAAGTCAACATTATGACTTCGATGGTTTGGAAAATGAAATGGAAGGAAAGTCAAGACCGGGACATTTTGACGGTGTCGGAACAGTGGTTGAGGAACTTTTTAATCAGGTAAAACCTGACAATGCTTATTTTGGAGAAAAAGATTTTCAGCAATTGGCCATTATCAAAAAAATGGTTGACAAAAAAAAACTTCCTGTTAAAATAAAAGGAGTTGCTATTTACCGGGCTGAAAACGGGTTGGCTTTAAGCTCAAGAAATCAAAGATTACAGGAAAACCGTAGAGAAGCCTCCAAAATCATTTATGAAACCTTAAAAAAAGTAAATGACTGGTTCAGGGTTGTAACAATTCCCGAAATCAAAGAAAGAGTACAGGATATTTTTGATAATCAACAAGGGATGCAGCTGGAATATTTTTTAATTGCAGATGAAGATACTTTAAAAGAAACCGATTTTTTTTACAAAGACAGAAATTTCAGGGCGTTTATTGTGGTGGTAGTTGATGGGGTGAGATTGATTGATAATATGCATTTGGATTGA
- a CDS encoding FMN-binding glutamate synthase family protein produces MRDKFLSWGIVLVVATWIIALLIKAHYWIPILLSAIYALGVYNAYQTKHAILRNFPVLGYLRYFFESISPEMQQYFIERETDGKPFPRNERSAVYRRAKNINDTVAFGTQLEINHRKYEGIKHSIYAKSPMEELPRVWVGGEQCTQPYHASIFNISAMSFGSLSDRAQMSLNRGAKKGNFYHNTGEGGISPYHLEGGDLCWQIGTGYFGCRDDEGKFSPELFTKKATIPNVKMIEIKLSQGAKPGHGGVLPGVKNTPEIAEIRHVTPGMTIISPPSHSSFSDAAGLLNFVQQLRELSGGKPVGFKLCIGDTKEFEDICVQMNVLKIYPDFITIDGAEGGTGAAPPEFSDGVGMPLEPALIFVNRTLKNFNLRDKLRVIASGKVLTSLDILRAVAMGADMCNNARGFMFSLGCIQALRCNSNNCPTGVATQDKMLIKGLDVTDKAERVYHFHKNTLHMCNELIAAAGKSSYEEVDATMFMRGDEFDHLADLYFPDILGNVKQKARSY; encoded by the coding sequence ATGAGAGATAAGTTTTTATCTTGGGGGATTGTATTAGTTGTCGCTACATGGATTATAGCGCTACTAATAAAAGCACATTACTGGATACCGATTCTGTTATCCGCAATTTATGCGTTGGGAGTTTACAATGCTTATCAGACGAAACATGCTATTTTGAGGAATTTCCCTGTATTGGGCTACCTGAGGTACTTTTTCGAAAGTATTTCTCCCGAAATGCAGCAATATTTCATTGAAAGAGAAACAGACGGAAAACCGTTTCCGAGAAATGAACGTTCTGCGGTGTACAGACGAGCCAAAAACATCAATGATACGGTGGCTTTTGGAACACAGTTGGAGATTAATCACAGAAAATATGAAGGAATTAAACATTCCATTTATGCAAAATCTCCTATGGAAGAGCTTCCAAGGGTTTGGGTAGGCGGAGAGCAATGTACGCAGCCTTACCACGCTTCGATATTTAATATTTCGGCAATGAGTTTTGGTTCCTTAAGTGACAGAGCTCAAATGTCATTAAACCGAGGTGCTAAAAAAGGTAATTTTTATCACAATACAGGAGAGGGCGGAATCTCACCTTATCATTTGGAAGGAGGGGATTTGTGTTGGCAAATTGGAACAGGTTATTTCGGTTGCAGAGATGATGAAGGAAAATTCAGTCCGGAATTATTTACAAAAAAAGCTACGATACCTAATGTGAAAATGATTGAAATTAAGCTTTCACAAGGCGCAAAACCAGGTCACGGAGGAGTTTTGCCGGGAGTAAAAAATACACCTGAAATTGCGGAGATCCGTCACGTCACCCCGGGAATGACCATTATATCTCCACCATCGCATTCATCATTTTCTGATGCAGCCGGTCTGTTGAACTTTGTACAGCAGTTGAGAGAGCTTTCGGGGGGGAAACCTGTCGGATTTAAATTATGTATTGGTGATACCAAAGAGTTTGAAGATATCTGCGTTCAGATGAATGTATTAAAAATTTATCCTGATTTTATCACTATTGATGGTGCAGAAGGTGGTACCGGAGCCGCTCCGCCGGAATTTTCCGATGGTGTGGGAATGCCTTTGGAACCTGCTTTAATTTTTGTGAACAGGACGCTTAAAAATTTTAATTTAAGAGATAAATTAAGAGTTATCGCCAGCGGAAAAGTACTTACCAGTCTTGATATTTTGAGAGCCGTTGCAATGGGAGCGGATATGTGTAATAATGCGAGAGGGTTTATGTTTTCTCTGGGCTGTATTCAGGCATTAAGATGTAATTCTAATAATTGTCCGACCGGAGTTGCCACACAGGATAAAATGTTGATCAAAGGACTGGACGTTACCGATAAAGCGGAAAGGGTTTATCATTTTCATAAGAATACGCTTCACATGTGTAATGAACTTATTGCCGCAGCAGGGAAAAGTTCTTATGAAGAGGTTGATGCCACCATGTTTATGAGAGGAGATGAGTTTGATCATCTGGCAGACCTTTACTTCCCGGATATATTAGGGAATGTAAAGCAGAAAGCAAGATCTTATTAA
- the glmS gene encoding glutamine--fructose-6-phosphate transaminase (isomerizing) yields MCGIVGYTGFQDAYNIVINGLRRLEYRGYDSAGIVLESINNKFEVEKTKGKVDDLVNISNQLKGTAKIGMGHTRWATHGVPSDRNSHPHLSNNDKIALVHNGIIENYDTIKTMLTEKGFTFKSETDTEVLVNLVQYFMDANAETDFPTAVRYALNEVYGAYAITVMHEDYPGVLVVGRLGSPLAIGIGDKEYFIASDASPFVEFTKEAIYLEEGHMATISLEGGVDIRTINDNSKIEPEIQELKLSLEQIEKGGYEHFMLKEIFEQPKSVHDTMRGRLLVEEGVIKMAGIWDHIEKFKNANRIIIIACGTSWHAGLIGEYLIEEYARIPVEVEYASEFRYRNPIITDKDVVIAISQSGETADTMAALKLAKEKGAFIYGICNVVDSSIARITDAGSYTHAGPEIGVASTKAFTAQLTILTLIAFKLGKHNGNLGNADFMRLIAELDAIPKRIEDVLSSTHDLVQNIAKDFVGATNFLYLGRGYNYPAALEGALKLKEISYIHAEGYPAAEMKHGPIALIDENMPIVIIAPKKGHYDKIVSNVQEIKARKGKIIAVVNKGDTQVSAMADYVIEIPETAECFSPIVASVPLQLLAYYIAVYRGANVDQPRNLAKSVTVE; encoded by the coding sequence ATGTGCGGAATTGTTGGATATACAGGTTTTCAAGACGCCTACAATATAGTAATTAATGGTCTTAGAAGACTGGAATACAGAGGGTACGACAGTGCCGGAATTGTTCTGGAAAGTATTAACAATAAATTTGAGGTTGAAAAAACAAAAGGGAAAGTTGATGATCTTGTTAACATCTCAAATCAGTTAAAAGGAACAGCTAAAATCGGGATGGGACACACTCGTTGGGCAACTCATGGGGTTCCGAGCGACAGAAATTCTCACCCGCATTTATCAAATAATGATAAAATAGCACTTGTTCACAACGGTATTATCGAAAATTATGATACCATTAAAACAATGCTTACTGAAAAAGGATTTACTTTCAAATCCGAAACTGATACGGAAGTACTGGTAAATCTTGTCCAGTATTTTATGGATGCTAATGCAGAGACGGATTTCCCGACTGCTGTAAGATATGCTCTTAACGAAGTGTACGGTGCTTACGCCATTACGGTGATGCACGAAGATTATCCGGGGGTATTGGTGGTAGGAAGATTAGGTTCTCCTTTGGCAATCGGGATTGGTGATAAAGAATACTTCATTGCATCTGATGCTTCTCCTTTTGTAGAGTTTACAAAAGAAGCTATTTATCTTGAAGAAGGACACATGGCTACCATTTCACTGGAAGGTGGAGTTGACATCAGAACAATTAATGATAACTCTAAAATCGAGCCTGAAATTCAGGAACTAAAGCTGAGTCTGGAGCAGATCGAGAAAGGTGGTTACGAGCATTTTATGCTTAAAGAAATTTTTGAACAGCCAAAATCTGTTCATGACACTATGAGAGGTAGGCTTCTTGTTGAGGAAGGAGTTATAAAAATGGCAGGAATCTGGGATCATATTGAGAAATTTAAGAATGCGAACAGAATCATCATCATTGCTTGTGGAACTTCGTGGCATGCAGGATTAATCGGTGAATATCTTATTGAAGAATATGCAAGAATTCCGGTTGAAGTAGAATATGCATCAGAATTCCGATACAGAAACCCGATTATCACAGACAAAGATGTAGTTATCGCAATTTCCCAGTCCGGAGAAACGGCTGATACAATGGCTGCGTTAAAATTAGCTAAAGAAAAAGGAGCATTTATATATGGTATTTGTAATGTAGTAGATTCTTCTATTGCGAGAATTACGGATGCAGGTTCATATACCCATGCAGGTCCGGAAATCGGGGTGGCTTCTACAAAAGCTTTCACTGCACAGCTTACTATTCTTACTTTAATTGCCTTTAAATTAGGTAAACATAACGGTAACTTAGGAAATGCAGATTTCATGCGTCTTATTGCTGAATTGGATGCTATTCCTAAAAGAATTGAAGATGTGTTAAGCTCTACACACGATTTAGTGCAAAATATTGCAAAAGATTTCGTAGGTGCTACAAATTTCCTATATTTAGGAAGAGGGTATAACTATCCTGCCGCATTGGAAGGTGCGTTGAAATTGAAAGAAATCTCTTATATTCATGCCGAAGGATACCCTGCTGCAGAAATGAAGCACGGCCCGATTGCATTAATTGATGAAAATATGCCGATCGTGATTATTGCTCCTAAAAAAGGGCATTATGATAAGATTGTAAGCAACGTTCAGGAAATTAAAGCGAGAAAGGGGAAAATTATTGCTGTTGTAAATAAAGGAGACACTCAGGTAAGCGCGATGGCAGATTATGTGATCGAAATTCCTGAGACGGCGGAATGTTTCTCGCCGATCGTTGCATCAGTGCCTTTACAGCTTTTAGCGTACTATATTGCTGTGTATAGAGGAGCTAATGTTGATCAGCCGAGAAACCTTGCGAAATCCGTAACTGTGGAATAA
- a CDS encoding RNA-binding S4 domain-containing protein codes for MRIDKFLWSIRFYKTRSIATEEIKKNRVSIGESTVKSSKEVKEGDVIKIRKNQIDYKIKVIQIPKSRIGAKLVPLHIKDVTDKEQYELLKMRKMSQDYYRIKGEGRPTKKDRRDMDDYVGNDVAGDFTDWDDFFGETGDDPKEKED; via the coding sequence ATGAGAATAGATAAATTTTTATGGAGTATTCGTTTTTATAAGACCAGAAGCATTGCTACTGAGGAGATTAAGAAAAACAGAGTATCTATAGGAGAGTCTACCGTAAAATCATCAAAAGAGGTAAAAGAAGGAGATGTTATTAAAATCCGTAAAAATCAAATTGATTATAAAATTAAAGTAATTCAGATTCCTAAAAGCAGGATCGGGGCAAAGCTGGTCCCCCTCCATATAAAAGATGTTACCGACAAAGAACAGTATGAATTGCTGAAAATGCGTAAGATGTCTCAGGATTATTATAGAATCAAAGGGGAAGGAAGGCCTACCAAGAAAGACAGACGGGATATGGATGATTATGTAGGAAATGACGTTGCCGGAGATTTTACAGATTGGGATGATTTCTTTGGGGAAACGGGAGATGATCCGAAAGAAAAAGAAGATTAA
- a CDS encoding shikimate kinase yields MIISLVGYMGSGKSHISKILSEKLNFRLIDLDKEISRRNKLTIPEIFEKKGEIYFRKLEREALEEILASEENVVLSLGGGTPVYYNNMEIINHNSKSVFLKASVGTLSERLSKQKEKRPLIANISEENLPEFIAKHLFERNQFYNKAQFSVNTDTREPEDIVTEIIEKLYL; encoded by the coding sequence ATGATAATTTCACTGGTAGGATACATGGGAAGTGGCAAATCTCACATTTCCAAAATATTAAGCGAAAAACTAAATTTTAGATTAATTGACCTTGATAAAGAGATTTCCCGAAGAAATAAATTAACCATTCCCGAAATCTTCGAGAAAAAGGGTGAAATATACTTTAGAAAGCTGGAAAGAGAGGCACTGGAAGAAATCCTTGCTTCCGAGGAAAATGTGGTTCTGAGCCTGGGTGGAGGAACTCCCGTTTACTATAATAATATGGAAATTATCAACCACAATTCGAAGAGCGTTTTTTTGAAGGCTTCCGTGGGTACTTTGTCTGAAAGACTTTCAAAACAGAAGGAAAAAAGACCGCTTATTGCAAATATTTCCGAAGAAAACCTGCCGGAATTCATAGCCAAACATCTTTTTGAAAGAAATCAGTTTTATAATAAAGCACAGTTTAGTGTAAATACAGATACCCGGGAGCCTGAAGATATTGTCACCGAAATAATAGAAAAGCTCTATCTCTAG
- a CDS encoding glycogen/starch synthase encodes MPNQKILYITTEMYPYQEDTNMAAVVNKMALKMHNEGNDVRVFMPRFGQISERKFQLHEVIRLSGMNIIINDLDQPLIIKVASLPGERLQVYFIDNDEYFKRKQYYFDDEGKAFDDNDERAIFFARGVIETIKKLNWVPDVIHLNGWMASFVPIYLKTYYESDTYFKDAKIVLSLYNEKDAALDQNIDEKLKFDNISGLKALDNPSVKTFVIESMNYVDMVVKGDEFLDEDLDKAFNETATPTSDYLTVDSINQLY; translated from the coding sequence ATGCCGAATCAAAAAATACTGTACATTACTACAGAAATGTATCCATATCAGGAAGATACGAATATGGCTGCAGTGGTAAACAAAATGGCACTTAAGATGCACAATGAAGGCAATGATGTAAGAGTTTTTATGCCAAGATTTGGACAAATAAGTGAAAGAAAATTCCAGCTTCATGAGGTGATCCGCCTTTCAGGGATGAATATTATTATTAATGACCTGGATCAGCCTCTTATTATTAAAGTAGCGTCTCTTCCGGGGGAAAGACTTCAGGTTTACTTTATTGATAATGACGAATACTTCAAAAGAAAACAATATTATTTCGATGATGAAGGCAAGGCTTTCGACGATAATGATGAAAGAGCGATCTTTTTTGCAAGAGGCGTGATTGAAACGATCAAGAAGCTGAATTGGGTGCCTGATGTGATTCATCTGAACGGATGGATGGCTTCGTTTGTCCCAATCTATCTGAAAACGTATTACGAATCTGATACTTACTTTAAAGACGCGAAAATTGTCCTTTCCTTATATAATGAAAAGGATGCGGCGCTGGATCAGAATATTGATGAAAAACTTAAGTTTGATAATATTTCAGGTTTAAAAGCGTTAGATAATCCAAGTGTAAAAACTTTTGTAATCGAAAGTATGAACTATGTAGATATGGTGGTGAAAGGAGACGAATTTCTGGATGAAGACCTGGACAAGGCCTTCAACGAAACAGCAACTCCTACATCAGACTATCTTACCGTAGATTCTATAAATCAACTTTATTAA
- the mtaB gene encoding tRNA (N(6)-L-threonylcarbamoyladenosine(37)-C(2))-methylthiotransferase MtaB has protein sequence MSTFQRTAAFHTLGCKLNFAETSTIARQLTDAGYDKVSFDEKANVYVINTCSVTENADRECKLHVKRAMKANPEGLVVIVGCYAQLKPEEISQIEGVDLVLGAKEKFNILSYLDDLEKSENEGIVHSCEIEETDFFIGSYSIGDRTRAFLKVQDGCDYKCTYCTIPLARGISRSDTIENVLKNAKEIAERDIKEIVLTGVNIGDYGKGEFGNKRHEHTFLDLISELDKVNGIERIRISSIEPNLLKDESIDLVSKSKSFVPHFHIPLQSGSDDLLKKMKRRYLTKLYKERVIKIREVMPDAAIGVDVIVGFPGETEEKFMETYNFLNELPITYLHVFTYSERENTEAAEMEGIVPIPERKKRNKMLRILSEKKKMAFYQTQLGKTLPVLWEHENKDGKMFGFTENYVRVQKDFDQASVNQIEFLNLEKILSDGTVSVQSSYESFLAKA, from the coding sequence ATGTCAACTTTTCAGAGAACTGCCGCATTTCACACCCTTGGCTGCAAATTAAATTTTGCGGAAACATCTACTATTGCCCGTCAATTAACAGATGCAGGTTATGATAAAGTGAGCTTTGACGAAAAAGCCAATGTTTATGTCATTAATACCTGCTCCGTAACGGAAAATGCCGATCGTGAGTGTAAACTTCACGTGAAAAGAGCCATGAAGGCCAATCCTGAAGGTTTGGTGGTGATTGTAGGATGTTACGCGCAGTTGAAACCTGAAGAAATTTCCCAAATTGAAGGCGTGGATTTGGTGTTGGGAGCCAAAGAAAAATTCAATATTTTAAGCTATCTTGATGATTTGGAGAAATCCGAAAATGAAGGTATCGTTCACTCCTGCGAAATTGAAGAAACCGATTTCTTTATCGGTAGCTATTCCATTGGTGACAGGACCAGGGCTTTCCTGAAAGTTCAGGATGGCTGTGATTACAAATGTACGTACTGTACGATTCCTTTGGCAAGAGGGATTTCCCGTTCCGACACCATCGAAAATGTTCTTAAAAATGCTAAAGAAATTGCCGAAAGAGATATTAAAGAAATTGTTCTTACGGGTGTTAATATCGGTGATTACGGTAAAGGCGAATTCGGAAACAAACGACACGAACATACTTTCTTGGATTTAATTTCAGAGCTTGATAAGGTAAACGGAATTGAAAGAATCCGTATTTCCTCCATCGAACCGAATCTTTTAAAAGATGAAAGCATCGATCTGGTTTCTAAAAGTAAAAGTTTTGTTCCGCATTTTCATATTCCTTTGCAGTCGGGAAGTGATGATTTATTGAAAAAAATGAAACGTCGTTACCTGACGAAGCTTTACAAAGAAAGGGTGATCAAAATCCGCGAGGTAATGCCTGATGCGGCTATTGGTGTTGATGTGATCGTAGGTTTCCCGGGCGAAACTGAAGAAAAGTTCATGGAAACGTATAATTTCCTCAATGAGCTTCCCATCACTTATCTACACGTTTTCACATATTCTGAAAGAGAAAATACCGAAGCTGCCGAAATGGAAGGCATAGTTCCTATCCCGGAAAGGAAAAAACGCAATAAAATGCTTAGAATTTTATCTGAAAAGAAGAAAATGGCATTTTACCAGACCCAGCTTGGAAAAACTCTTCCCGTACTTTGGGAACACGAAAATAAAGACGGAAAAATGTTTGGCTTCACAGAAAATTATGTGAGAGTACAGAAAGATTTTGATCAGGCATCAGTAAATCAAATCGAATTCTTGAATTTAGAAAAAATCCTGTCAGATGGCACGGTTTCTGTGCAATCGTCTTACGAAAGTTTTTTAGCAAAAGCATAG
- a CDS encoding DUF4270 domain-containing protein has product MTHTIKKAITVLSMVIFGSVLLYNCEPDADSLGEQLFLDGAAQGNEKSFEVVAFNIDNNDSIRTEASKLSSAVLGAFDEPQFGRQKASYLTQLRLSTYDPDFGANAVVDSVVLVMKPTYASDSVTTTTDESFVFAGVDGNVDAKKVVNTYPVVKYGKAKKTLNIKVNEVTEFLKSSSDTVKSNQAFAFDPTVLGSKEFKGKVSSVTITKDSDGSALFTASSPGIRIPLDKTFFQNKIIAKKDQPELQDASNFIRHIRGLRISVEETDGYLFQFSPNDMELIMYYKYDKTDVTPATRPQATYTFALGSANTHIGQYEYNRTGSAWSSATIGDQNNGAPKLFLQGMGGPSIGVKIPDATINELKQLYQDKKAAIIGAKIRIYTDPVDWNNNYAKPTAFTFLQKDKKDNKTTTGFTADVLNLIGSPGFSSIYKIYDLDKNPTYYEFIVTKSVKNIVEGEESNAAKYFRIDMGSFQSNTDGTLAGARFTSRAYNTSRAVFVGSQAGNANRVQLKVIYGTK; this is encoded by the coding sequence ATGACTCATACTATTAAAAAAGCGATCACCGTTTTGTCTATGGTGATTTTTGGAAGTGTATTGCTTTATAATTGTGAGCCGGATGCAGACAGCTTAGGTGAACAATTATTTTTAGACGGAGCAGCACAGGGCAACGAAAAGTCTTTCGAGGTTGTTGCTTTTAATATTGATAATAATGACAGTATCAGAACTGAAGCTTCCAAACTTAGCTCTGCCGTTCTTGGAGCCTTTGATGAACCTCAGTTCGGAAGACAAAAAGCTTCTTATCTTACTCAGTTGAGATTATCTACTTATGATCCTGATTTTGGGGCCAATGCAGTAGTAGATTCTGTGGTTTTGGTAATGAAACCTACCTATGCCAGTGATTCTGTAACTACAACTACAGATGAAAGTTTTGTTTTCGCCGGTGTTGATGGAAATGTGGATGCTAAAAAAGTCGTAAACACATATCCTGTTGTAAAATATGGTAAAGCAAAAAAAACACTTAATATTAAAGTAAATGAAGTAACTGAATTCTTAAAAAGTTCTTCCGATACTGTAAAATCCAACCAGGCTTTTGCATTTGATCCTACTGTTTTGGGTTCGAAAGAATTTAAGGGAAAGGTAAGTTCAGTAACAATTACAAAGGATTCTGACGGTTCTGCCTTATTTACGGCTTCAAGCCCGGGAATCAGAATTCCATTGGATAAAACTTTCTTCCAGAATAAAATTATAGCAAAGAAAGATCAGCCTGAGCTTCAGGATGCTTCTAACTTTATCAGACATATTAGAGGACTTAGAATTTCTGTCGAGGAAACGGATGGTTATTTATTCCAGTTTTCTCCAAACGATATGGAGCTTATCATGTATTATAAATATGATAAAACAGATGTTACACCAGCAACAAGACCTCAAGCAACTTATACATTTGCATTAGGTTCTGCAAATACACATATTGGACAATATGAGTATAACAGAACAGGTTCTGCATGGTCATCTGCTACGATTGGTGATCAAAACAATGGCGCTCCAAAGCTCTTTTTACAGGGAATGGGAGGCCCTTCAATAGGAGTTAAGATTCCTGATGCAACAATTAATGAGCTTAAGCAATTATATCAAGATAAAAAAGCAGCAATCATTGGTGCTAAAATCAGAATTTACACTGATCCTGTAGATTGGAATAATAATTATGCTAAACCAACAGCATTTACTTTCTTACAGAAAGACAAAAAAGATAATAAAACTACAACAGGCTTTACGGCAGATGTTTTAAATTTGATTGGATCTCCAGGATTTAGCAGTATTTATAAAATTTATGATTTGGATAAAAATCCAACATATTATGAATTTATTGTTACCAAGTCTGTTAAAAATATTGTTGAAGGAGAGGAAAGCAACGCAGCCAAATATTTCAGAATTGATATGGGATCCTTCCAAAGCAATACTGACGGTACATTAGCAGGAGCCAGATTTACTTCCAGAGCATACAATACAAGCAGAGCAGTATTTGTAGGGTCTCAGGCAGGTAATGCAAACAGAGTACAGCTTAAAGTTATTTACGGTACAAAATAA